A genomic window from Acidobacteriota bacterium includes:
- a CDS encoding S8 family peptidase produces MNAELPTPRLSSFFRCAGVAIVAAAVVAGAASAAFAGERPKFSKDLEALAAAGTGTARVIVDAQGADAEAIAVRHGGRVVRTLKRGAVVELSAASLADLAADASFEHASNDAIVRRMNGTTVISTGADQVQAGVLGARYTGDGVTVAVIDSGIANHPGLKDRVVASADFVGDRQSGSAADAYGHGTHVAGSVSAMAPGAALVNLRVLDGNGQGYTSDVIDAIDWAIEHKDRYAIRVINLSLGHPAFESYVDDPLCQAVDRAVSAGIVVVAAAGNMGKLEDGTRVVGAITSPGTSPWALTVGAVNTNGTPQRSDDFVPDWSSRGPTIDGILKPELVAPGSRIVSAGAAGSTLWQDYPDRRTDGLYLTLSGTSMSSAVAAGAVATLLEANPAMTPLDVRIALQISASFLPEAGIIGGGAGSLNELAAVGVIAREVPADDVAVGYIAGSKIVPSGFTFGLRDVMQAERSLSWTTLRWAPMTAASGVDLMQAAFDTSQAETIVWTNTIVWTNTIVWTNTIVWTNTTVWTNTIVWTNTII; encoded by the coding sequence ATGAACGCTGAACTGCCAACTCCCCGCCTCAGCAGCTTCTTCCGGTGTGCCGGCGTCGCGATCGTCGCGGCGGCGGTTGTGGCCGGTGCCGCAAGCGCCGCCTTCGCCGGCGAGCGCCCGAAGTTCTCGAAGGATCTCGAGGCGCTGGCCGCCGCGGGCACCGGCACCGCCCGCGTGATCGTGGACGCGCAGGGTGCGGATGCCGAGGCGATTGCCGTACGTCATGGCGGGCGCGTCGTCCGGACGCTGAAGCGTGGCGCGGTCGTCGAGCTGAGCGCCGCGTCGCTGGCCGATCTGGCGGCCGACGCCTCCTTCGAGCACGCCAGCAACGACGCCATCGTCCGGAGAATGAACGGGACGACCGTGATCTCGACCGGGGCGGACCAGGTGCAGGCGGGGGTGCTGGGGGCGCGGTATACGGGGGACGGCGTCACCGTGGCGGTCATCGACTCGGGCATCGCCAACCACCCGGGCCTGAAGGATCGCGTGGTGGCGAGCGCGGATTTCGTGGGGGATCGGCAGAGCGGGAGCGCGGCGGACGCGTACGGCCACGGCACGCACGTGGCGGGGTCGGTGTCCGCCATGGCGCCGGGGGCGGCGCTGGTGAACCTGCGGGTGCTGGACGGGAACGGGCAGGGGTACACGAGCGACGTCATCGACGCCATCGATTGGGCGATCGAGCACAAGGATCGCTACGCCATCCGGGTGATCAACCTCAGCCTGGGGCATCCGGCGTTCGAGTCGTACGTGGACGATCCGTTGTGCCAGGCGGTGGATCGGGCCGTGTCGGCGGGGATCGTGGTGGTGGCGGCCGCGGGGAACATGGGGAAGCTCGAGGACGGGACGCGGGTGGTGGGCGCGATCACCTCGCCGGGGACGAGCCCGTGGGCGCTGACCGTGGGTGCGGTGAACACCAACGGGACGCCGCAGCGGAGCGACGATTTCGTGCCGGACTGGAGCTCGCGCGGGCCGACCATTGACGGGATTTTGAAGCCGGAGCTGGTGGCGCCCGGGAGCCGGATCGTGTCGGCCGGGGCCGCGGGCTCGACGTTGTGGCAGGACTACCCGGATCGCCGGACGGACGGCCTGTATTTGACGCTGTCGGGCACGAGCATGTCGAGCGCGGTGGCGGCGGGTGCGGTGGCGACGCTGCTCGAAGCAAACCCCGCGATGACGCCGCTGGACGTGCGGATCGCGCTGCAGATTTCGGCGAGCTTCCTGCCGGAGGCGGGGATTATCGGGGGAGGGGCGGGGAGCCTGAATGAGCTGGCGGCTGTCGGAGTGATCGCGCGCGAGGTTCCGGCGGACGACGTGGCGGTCGGTTACATCGCTGGCAGCAAAATTGTCCCATCTGGGTTCACGTTCGGCCTCCGTGATGTCATGCAGGCGGAACGTAGCCTGTCCTGGACGACGCTCCGGTGGGCACCGATGACGGCTGCCTCGGGCGTCGACCTAATGCAAGCTGCATTTGACACTTCGCAGGCAGAAACGATCGTCTGGACGAACACGATCGTCTGGACGAACACGATCGTCTGGACGAACACGATCGTTTGGACGAACACGACCGTTTGGACGAACACGATCGTCTGGACCAATACCATTATTTAG
- a CDS encoding ABC transporter substrate-binding protein: protein MGRKNRGWLFALGAAALAVALAFALRFLSVPGRQDSSPPPPGATAPRRGGELVVAIRSDPPTFNRYANAQLADNTVEAITHLLHAKLARIDRQTGELVPWLAERWTESADHLTYTVTLRDGVKWSDGHPFTADDVRFSFEAAYDARLNSSLRSSMLVRGKPLAVSAPDARTVVLAFPSPFGPGLRILDNMVIFPRHRLEASLRAGTMGEAWGPSANPAEIAGLGPFRLVSYTPAERIVFERNPHYFRHVARGTSHVARDASHVARDALPYLDRLTLVVVRDQSTEVLRLLGGQVDISAREIRPEDYATLRREESQGRVALADAGTGLDPNMLWFNLSPPAFRGDPRKPWLQSETFRKAISHAVDRKALVDQVYLGAGVPIDGPVTPGNKEWYVEDLPRYELDRSRARELLAGLGLTDRNGDGMLEDAAGRAVRFSILTQQQDTIRMRTASVLQEQLRQSGIAVDVVGVDPGSIVQRWAASDYDAIYFGVEASSHDPANNLDFWLSSGSFHVWNAGQKSPATEWEARIDALIEQQISTTDGEERRRLYAEVQRIFAEHLPILYFAAPRLIVAMTPRVANARPAPLKPLVLWSADTLAVK, encoded by the coding sequence GTGGGTAGGAAAAATCGCGGTTGGTTGTTTGCCCTCGGCGCCGCGGCGCTCGCAGTCGCGCTCGCCTTCGCGCTGAGATTCCTATCGGTCCCCGGACGGCAGGACTCGAGCCCCCCGCCCCCTGGCGCAACCGCGCCCCGGCGCGGCGGCGAGCTGGTGGTGGCGATCCGCAGCGATCCCCCCACCTTCAACCGCTACGCGAACGCGCAGCTCGCCGACAACACCGTGGAGGCGATCACCCACCTGCTCCACGCAAAGCTCGCGCGGATAGACCGCCAGACCGGCGAGCTGGTGCCGTGGCTCGCCGAGCGCTGGACCGAATCGGCCGACCACCTCACCTACACCGTCACGCTCCGCGACGGCGTGAAGTGGTCCGACGGCCACCCCTTCACCGCAGACGACGTGCGGTTCTCGTTTGAGGCGGCCTACGATGCGCGGCTGAACAGCTCGCTGCGCTCCTCGATGCTCGTGCGGGGAAAGCCGCTCGCCGTCTCCGCGCCCGACGCGCGCACGGTGGTCCTCGCCTTCCCGTCTCCCTTCGGCCCGGGGCTGCGCATCCTGGACAACATGGTCATCTTCCCCAGGCACAGGCTCGAGGCCTCGCTCCGCGCGGGGACGATGGGGGAGGCGTGGGGGCCGTCGGCCAACCCGGCGGAGATCGCCGGCCTCGGGCCGTTCCGGCTCGTGTCGTACACGCCGGCCGAGCGGATCGTCTTCGAGAGAAACCCGCACTATTTCAGGCACGTCGCACGTGGCACGTCGCACGTCGCACGTGACGCGTCGCACGTCGCACGTGACGCGCTGCCGTACCTCGATCGGCTGACGCTGGTCGTCGTGCGCGACCAGAGCACCGAGGTGCTGCGGCTGCTCGGGGGGCAGGTGGACATCAGCGCGCGCGAGATCCGGCCGGAAGACTACGCCACGCTGCGGCGCGAAGAGAGCCAGGGGCGCGTGGCGCTGGCCGACGCGGGCACGGGGCTCGATCCGAACATGCTCTGGTTCAACCTGTCTCCGCCGGCGTTTCGCGGCGACCCGCGCAAGCCATGGCTGCAGAGCGAAACCTTCCGCAAGGCGATCTCGCACGCCGTGGACCGCAAGGCGCTCGTGGACCAGGTGTATCTCGGCGCCGGCGTGCCGATCGACGGGCCGGTGACGCCGGGCAACAAGGAGTGGTACGTCGAGGATCTCCCGCGCTACGAGCTGGACCGGTCGCGCGCGCGCGAGCTGCTCGCGGGGCTCGGTCTCACGGACCGAAACGGCGACGGCATGCTCGAGGACGCCGCCGGCCGCGCCGTGCGCTTCTCGATCCTCACCCAGCAGCAGGACACGATCCGCATGCGCACCGCGTCGGTGCTGCAGGAGCAGCTCCGCCAGTCGGGCATCGCGGTCGATGTGGTGGGCGTCGACCCGGGGTCGATCGTGCAGCGCTGGGCGGCGTCCGACTACGACGCGATCTACTTCGGCGTGGAGGCCAGCTCGCACGACCCGGCGAACAACCTGGATTTCTGGCTCAGCTCGGGGAGCTTCCACGTGTGGAACGCCGGGCAGAAGTCGCCGGCGACGGAGTGGGAAGCGCGCATCGACGCGCTCATCGAGCAGCAGATCTCGACGACCGACGGGGAGGAGCGGCGGCGGCTGTACGCCGAGGTGCAGCGGATCTTCGCCGAGCACCTGCCGATTCTCTATTTTGCCGCCCCGCGCCTCATCGTCGCGATGACGCCGAGGGTGGCCAACGCGCGCCCGGCGCCGCTCAAGCCGCTGGTGCTCTGGTCGGCCGACACGCTCGCCGTGAAGTAG